Proteins encoded within one genomic window of Methanothrix harundinacea 6Ac:
- a CDS encoding glycosyltransferase family 2 protein has protein sequence MPEISVVIPLYNKGPHIGRALRSVLNQTFQDFEVVVVEGGSADEGPAVVRSFDDSRISLFYQEGTGVSTARNQAVERSKADLVAFLDADDEWMPEHLETILRLRGKHPEAGMYATAYRVQAMDGEVRSAEYREIPEPPWEGLMPNYFKSAALGENPVITSGMAVPKSIFEEVGGFPIGYWWGEDADLFGKIALKYPVAFSWVAGVIYHCDASNRACDRRSPLDHEEPFVKTAREAIEAGMVPPDLLEPLIEYISLKEINRAFLNISAGRSYDAEVILKQCKTRYNHKLKIKALIMAKIPPPIFLFLKKMARKIWR, from the coding sequence ATGCCCGAGATCTCCGTGGTGATCCCCCTCTACAATAAGGGTCCTCATATAGGTCGCGCCCTCCGCTCTGTCCTCAATCAGACCTTTCAGGACTTCGAGGTCGTCGTAGTTGAGGGGGGCTCCGCGGATGAGGGGCCTGCTGTGGTCCGGTCTTTCGATGACTCCCGGATCAGCCTCTTTTATCAGGAAGGGACCGGGGTCTCAACTGCAAGAAATCAGGCGGTAGAGAGATCGAAGGCGGATCTGGTGGCCTTCCTCGATGCCGACGACGAATGGATGCCCGAGCATCTGGAGACGATCCTCAGGTTGAGAGGCAAGCATCCAGAGGCGGGGATGTATGCCACCGCCTATAGGGTCCAGGCGATGGATGGAGAGGTACGTTCGGCCGAATATAGAGAGATACCGGAACCGCCTTGGGAAGGCCTGATGCCGAACTACTTCAAATCGGCGGCTCTGGGGGAAAATCCGGTGATCACGTCGGGGATGGCCGTTCCCAAAAGTATATTCGAAGAGGTGGGGGGCTTCCCCATCGGATATTGGTGGGGGGAGGATGCGGACCTTTTCGGCAAGATAGCATTGAAGTATCCCGTCGCCTTCAGCTGGGTGGCCGGGGTGATCTATCACTGCGATGCCTCAAATCGGGCGTGCGACAGGAGAAGCCCCTTAGACCACGAGGAGCCCTTCGTCAAAACGGCACGAGAGGCCATAGAGGCAGGGATGGTTCCACCAGATCTCCTGGAACCCCTGATCGAGTACATATCACTGAAGGAGATCAATCGGGCTTTTCTGAACATATCGGCTGGCAGATCTTATGATGCAGAGGTTATACTCAAACAATGCAAAACGAGATATAATCATAAATTAAAAATAAAAGCACTTATAATGGCAAAAATCCCTCCTCCTATATTTCTTTTTTTAAAGAAGATGGCGCGGAAAATCTGGCGATGA
- a CDS encoding class I SAM-dependent methyltransferase — protein MYEKHKRYFKQIHTTSGEISRFKLKFMAVTDLVRPAYMTLFPDWSDYLRRDLAGCDSVLDLGCGYSSPIQHCEVAYSVGVEISDSNLDESVKKCIHDQYIRSKIELVAFKPKSFDAVISIESTDNLSEEERRRLVYQMERWARKKVIIVSKNRASQEIEAEGEGWGWNLRYLEKIGFKIYGICGWRRLGIYDKKNQTRRIISDLTQIITYRHPDYALKVYALKELEGKVE, from the coding sequence TTGTACGAGAAACACAAAAGATATTTTAAGCAGATCCATACGACCAGCGGTGAGATCTCCCGGTTTAAGCTGAAATTTATGGCCGTCACCGATCTGGTCAGGCCGGCATATATGACCCTATTTCCGGATTGGTCCGACTATCTAAGAAGAGATCTCGCCGGTTGTGACAGCGTTCTGGATCTCGGGTGCGGCTATAGCTCCCCAATTCAACACTGCGAAGTGGCTTATTCGGTAGGTGTGGAAATCTCCGACTCAAATTTAGATGAGAGCGTCAAAAAATGCATCCATGACCAGTATATTAGATCTAAAATAGAGCTGGTCGCCTTCAAACCGAAGTCTTTTGACGCGGTGATATCGATCGAATCAACGGATAATTTGTCGGAAGAAGAGCGGCGCCGGTTGGTCTACCAGATGGAACGATGGGCGAGGAAAAAAGTGATAATCGTATCAAAAAATAGAGCCTCCCAGGAAATAGAAGCCGAGGGGGAAGGGTGGGGATGGAACCTCAGGTATCTGGAGAAGATCGGATTTAAAATATATGGGATATGCGGATGGAGAAGGCTTGGAATATACGACAAAAAGAATCAGACGAGAAGAATAATCTCGGATTTGACTCAGATAATAACTTATCGACATCCTGATTATGCATTGAAGGTTTATGCCTTGAAGGAGCTTGAGGGAAAAGTCGAATGA
- a CDS encoding class I SAM-dependent methyltransferase has product MVFDPLKYYESYPSKIILRPGYPARAQYKSTLMWSLYGKRILKSLGKIDNYADIGGCFGFGANSMAFQINKHQGHYPRTSVFELASNFVIIGRQLYPYINFIQGSILEYKETEDIFDLVTMFDLIEHVPEPEMFLSSISERAKFGLLMTPMETGGDWFGAKPPDKQGDHHPDGHINFYTPKNYLKLLDDGGWELIEGKFVKSVINRDNRFVLEPEELGSNPSVNKEKLSEGTDHRILYEVDLLKYFFNKCLLNLCSLSPYYFVRKILGGGYHLCLVKSRAYK; this is encoded by the coding sequence ATGGTTTTTGATCCGTTGAAGTATTATGAATCATATCCATCAAAGATTATCCTTCGACCGGGATATCCAGCAAGAGCACAATATAAAAGCACGCTGATGTGGTCCCTTTATGGTAAACGGATTCTCAAATCATTGGGAAAAATTGATAATTATGCCGACATTGGGGGATGTTTTGGATTCGGTGCTAACTCCATGGCATTCCAGATCAACAAGCACCAAGGACACTATCCGAGAACGAGCGTATTCGAGCTTGCTTCGAATTTTGTTATTATCGGAAGGCAACTATACCCATACATCAATTTTATTCAGGGGAGCATCCTTGAATACAAAGAAACGGAAGATATATTTGATTTAGTGACCATGTTTGATCTCATCGAGCACGTCCCAGAACCTGAGATGTTCCTTTCATCAATTTCAGAACGGGCGAAGTTTGGATTGCTGATGACTCCCATGGAGACTGGAGGCGACTGGTTTGGAGCCAAGCCCCCAGACAAACAGGGCGACCACCATCCCGACGGGCATATAAATTTTTATACACCTAAGAATTATCTTAAATTATTAGATGATGGGGGGTGGGAGTTGATCGAGGGGAAATTTGTAAAATCTGTGATTAATAGAGACAATAGATTCGTTCTAGAACCCGAGGAATTGGGATCCAATCCATCAGTAAATAAGGAAAAGCTAAGTGAGGGAACGGATCATAGGATTTTGTACGAGGTTGATTTATTAAAATATTTTTTTAATAAATGTCTTCTCAACCTCTGCAGCTTAAGTCCGTATTATTTTGTGAGAAAGATCTTGGGAGGGGGCTACCATCTTTGTTTGGTTAAATCGAGGGCCTATAAGTAG
- a CDS encoding glycosyltransferase: MIKIFVNGALIPDYDVYLTEGGAPLIPVAIKKLASINKSRKALKNVNLISDHTFIMMEHTPPEMRGQYGSSTNFAHKFASKYIDGAIAVSNFAKETAELFVDGPIRVAHPFIEEDLYQRLSSLAPKLQKNIVMSVGSGTYKGMDILLDAFKKVRNEVPDSELYIIGGGHPERWNETKGVHVEGHVSDLIPYFNSASLFVQSSRADTFPVSSLESLRAGVPTMVTDKTGTKEVVSELGTEFVRRVDEGDIAEGILRYFDLEEEKRLALSNKAKIISKKFNKAEMCHRFKSEFEALLNEI; the protein is encoded by the coding sequence ATGATTAAGATCTTCGTAAACGGCGCATTGATCCCCGATTACGACGTTTATCTGACGGAGGGCGGTGCCCCCCTCATCCCGGTGGCTATAAAGAAATTAGCATCCATAAATAAAAGTAGAAAAGCCTTAAAAAATGTCAACCTGATATCGGATCACACCTTTATCATGATGGAACACACCCCCCCGGAGATGAGAGGACAGTATGGTTCGTCTACGAACTTTGCCCACAAATTCGCATCAAAGTACATAGATGGCGCCATAGCAGTCTCGAACTTTGCCAAAGAGACTGCGGAATTATTCGTAGATGGGCCGATCAGGGTGGCCCACCCCTTCATAGAGGAAGATTTATACCAAAGGCTCAGCTCACTTGCGCCCAAATTACAAAAAAATATTGTCATGTCGGTCGGTTCCGGGACCTACAAAGGCATGGACATCCTCTTGGATGCGTTCAAAAAAGTGAGGAACGAAGTGCCCGATTCGGAGCTTTACATCATCGGCGGGGGGCATCCCGAAAGGTGGAATGAAACGAAGGGCGTTCACGTAGAAGGGCACGTCTCCGACCTCATCCCCTATTTCAATAGCGCGAGCCTGTTCGTCCAGTCTTCAAGAGCCGACACCTTTCCCGTATCAAGCCTTGAGAGCTTGAGGGCGGGCGTTCCCACCATGGTGACGGATAAGACCGGGACCAAAGAGGTCGTCTCGGAGCTGGGAACGGAGTTCGTGCGAAGAGTCGACGAGGGTGATATCGCCGAGGGGATCCTCCGCTATTTCGATCTGGAGGAGGAGAAACGGCTTGCTCTATCGAATAAGGCCAAAATCATCTCTAAGAAGTTCAATAAGGCGGAGATGTGCCACCGATTTAAATCCGAGTTCGAGGCTCTCCTCAATGAGATCTAA
- a CDS encoding glycosyltransferase produces MRSLNLWEPEMENVFSNIINFRDGKKMKLDIGCGNKKNEGCIGIDQVRLEPVDIIADMSKRFPFKDNIFDEIYCHHVLEHFQDPIKVLEEIWRVAKPDATVYITVPYCQSSGAFIDPTHRSFFNENSMDYFEEYTDLPNWYSHIRLEVVDVELKTPTRLTNLISKVPKISKNLWNIYSEVHYTVVIKKIMAEEIFPKVSIIVLNWNGLKDTMECIESLENLTYPNYEIILVDNGSTDGSQEAVKERFPDVVLVQNEMNLGFAAGLGEGIKHTSSEYIAFLNNDTVVDRRWLDELIRPFLTTKDEIGATSSTIMSYGDRKEVQYGGDSRLNIFGQTRASNKVERGIKETGTISGASFMMKREVIDGLEEFLCPEYFAYFEEIDLSWRLVNRGYKLIYSPGSVVYHKGGMTSSKISDRMRINDVRNKYLTFYRNLPNSRLLLAYPLLLFFDLASILVLVFYARRTKNARLRFRGMVEFFGLKKRVKRYGDGKLSFLDKRIFWDKLYL; encoded by the coding sequence ATGAGGAGTTTGAACCTTTGGGAACCTGAGATGGAGAATGTTTTCAGCAATATTATAAATTTTAGGGACGGGAAAAAGATGAAACTCGATATCGGATGCGGGAACAAAAAAAATGAGGGATGCATCGGCATCGACCAAGTGAGGCTAGAACCGGTCGATATAATCGCAGATATGAGCAAAAGATTCCCATTTAAAGATAACATTTTTGATGAGATATACTGTCATCACGTTCTGGAGCATTTCCAGGATCCCATTAAAGTCCTGGAGGAGATATGGAGGGTTGCCAAACCCGATGCCACCGTGTACATAACGGTTCCGTATTGCCAGAGCTCCGGCGCATTTATAGATCCCACCCATCGATCGTTCTTCAACGAGAATTCCATGGATTACTTTGAGGAATACACAGATCTGCCGAATTGGTATTCCCATATCAGATTGGAGGTCGTCGATGTGGAGTTGAAGACTCCTACGAGATTGACGAATCTTATATCTAAAGTTCCGAAGATATCTAAAAATTTGTGGAATATATATTCAGAGGTCCATTATACAGTCGTCATTAAAAAAATCATGGCCGAAGAGATTTTTCCTAAAGTTTCCATCATAGTTCTGAACTGGAATGGGCTCAAAGATACGATGGAATGCATCGAATCGCTAGAGAATCTTACGTATCCGAATTACGAGATTATACTGGTGGACAACGGATCGACGGACGGTTCCCAGGAGGCGGTTAAGGAGAGGTTCCCAGATGTGGTTCTTGTCCAGAACGAGATGAACCTGGGCTTCGCCGCCGGCCTCGGCGAAGGGATAAAACACACGTCGTCAGAATATATAGCATTTCTCAACAACGATACCGTCGTGGATCGTAGATGGCTGGATGAGCTTATCAGGCCGTTTCTCACCACCAAAGATGAGATCGGCGCCACCAGCTCCACCATAATGAGCTACGGAGATAGAAAGGAGGTCCAATACGGAGGAGATAGCAGACTGAACATATTCGGCCAGACGCGGGCATCGAATAAGGTGGAGCGAGGAATAAAGGAGACGGGGACCATTTCCGGCGCTAGTTTCATGATGAAAAGGGAGGTCATAGACGGCCTCGAGGAGTTCCTCTGCCCCGAATACTTCGCCTACTTCGAGGAGATCGACCTATCATGGAGGCTGGTAAATAGGGGGTACAAGCTGATATACTCACCGGGATCGGTCGTATACCACAAAGGGGGGATGACGAGCAGTAAGATATCCGACAGGATGAGGATAAATGATGTCAGAAACAAATACCTCACATTTTACAGAAATCTCCCAAACTCCCGGCTTCTTTTGGCATACCCCTTGCTGCTATTCTTCGACCTCGCCTCGATCCTGGTCCTAGTATTCTACGCGAGAAGGACTAAGAACGCGAGATTGAGGTTTCGGGGAATGGTGGAGTTCTTCGGATTGAAGAAGAGAGTGAAGCGATACGGTGACGGTAAGCTATCCTTTCTGGATAAACGGATCTTCTGGGATAAGCTGTACCTTTAA
- a CDS encoding ABC transporter permease, giving the protein MSWRGELNKLLSATYKNWIISKRNVFTVFELIFWPFISLLSIGLLTRFLEVADDMVAFVLVGAIALSILQISQIDVAYILLFDLWSKSIKQTFVAPVRGYHLVLGAMLFGVARGSAVFIILAAASRYLFGFDFLAGGAATVLIFLAGIFVTAASIGMVVCISILLFGQRADVAAWSLSGIMMLVSGVYYPVSILPWPLQILSKSIPLTYFLEFYRSAYGYGSHQVLLGMALALLYFAASLLILNLAIERARTTGMMLRLSE; this is encoded by the coding sequence TTGAGCTGGCGAGGTGAGCTGAACAAGCTCCTATCGGCGACGTACAAGAACTGGATCATATCGAAGAGGAACGTCTTCACCGTCTTCGAGCTGATCTTCTGGCCCTTCATCAGCCTCCTCTCGATAGGCCTCCTCACCCGGTTCCTGGAGGTGGCCGACGACATGGTCGCCTTCGTCCTGGTGGGGGCGATCGCCCTCAGCATCCTCCAGATCAGCCAGATCGACGTCGCCTACATCCTCCTCTTCGACCTATGGTCCAAGAGCATCAAGCAGACTTTCGTCGCCCCCGTCCGGGGCTACCACCTCGTCCTGGGGGCGATGCTCTTCGGCGTCGCCCGAGGATCGGCGGTCTTCATCATCCTGGCGGCGGCGAGCCGCTACCTATTCGGGTTCGACTTCCTGGCGGGGGGTGCCGCCACCGTCCTCATCTTCCTCGCCGGGATCTTCGTCACCGCGGCGTCCATCGGGATGGTGGTATGCATATCGATCCTCCTCTTTGGCCAGAGGGCGGACGTGGCGGCCTGGAGCCTCAGCGGGATCATGATGCTGGTGAGCGGGGTCTACTACCCCGTATCGATCCTGCCGTGGCCCCTCCAGATCCTCTCGAAGTCGATACCTCTGACCTACTTCCTCGAGTTCTACCGGTCAGCCTACGGCTACGGATCCCACCAGGTTCTCCTGGGGATGGCCCTCGCCCTCCTTTATTTCGCGGCAAGCCTTCTGATCCTCAACCTCGCCATCGAGAGGGCGAGGACGACCGGGATGATGCTGAGGCTCTCGGAGTGA
- a CDS encoding glycosyltransferase — protein MFSTTLIEHNLVRMMISVVVVYNNKHIFNSVLMRSLKDQTAEFELISLDNTRGEFKSASEALNYGGLRATGRYIMFVHQDVDLGIETWLEEVEKILDGIPDLGIAGVAGMSEAGRSFAERQRGHISNSGEIWGREMEKEEEVQTLDELLLIIPRSQFEKTQFDEKTFDHWHCYGADYCLSVKRAGLKAYVIPAFVYHRSTSANIKILEFIKEGCTRNTKDILSRSIRPAVRSPGLS, from the coding sequence ATGTTTTCCACCACACTGATCGAGCATAACCTGGTGAGGATGATGATCTCGGTAGTGGTTGTTTATAATAATAAGCATATCTTTAATTCCGTGCTGATGAGAAGCCTCAAAGACCAGACCGCCGAGTTCGAGCTGATCTCCCTGGACAACACTAGAGGAGAGTTCAAATCGGCATCTGAAGCCCTGAACTATGGTGGCCTCAGGGCTACGGGAAGATACATCATGTTCGTTCATCAGGACGTGGACCTTGGTATAGAAACCTGGCTGGAAGAGGTCGAGAAGATCTTAGACGGCATACCCGATCTCGGGATTGCCGGCGTTGCAGGCATGAGCGAGGCTGGGAGGAGCTTCGCGGAGCGGCAGAGAGGGCATATAAGCAATTCGGGGGAGATCTGGGGGAGGGAGATGGAGAAGGAAGAAGAGGTCCAGACCCTCGACGAACTCCTCCTGATCATACCCAGGAGTCAATTTGAAAAGACGCAGTTTGATGAGAAGACCTTCGATCACTGGCACTGCTACGGGGCAGACTACTGCCTCTCTGTCAAAAGAGCCGGATTGAAGGCTTATGTGATACCAGCGTTTGTTTATCACAGATCTACCTCAGCTAATATAAAAATTTTGGAATTTATAAAAGAAGGTTGTACGAGAAACACAAAAGATATTTTAAGCAGATCCATACGACCAGCGGTGAGATCTCCCGGTTTAAGCTGA
- a CDS encoding glycosyltransferase family 2 protein, which translates to MSEDGDFPHVSVIIPTYNRPSLVGRAIKSVLSQSYQDFELIVVDGSSDDETKEVVMDFGDRRIRYVSETGKRGLSNARNMGIRSSMGDYIALLDDDDEWLPCKLEMQVDLLDRLPEEYGVVYSGYRTERDGNIVGEYYPAERGDVYARMLKGSILSVPTIIISRSCFEVVGYFDEELPSCEDWDMWIRLAKEYKFEYVPEILAVYHIHGDQMTFDQSRFIVGVEGVLKKHHEDFSRNRKSLAEQYRYLGVLYYLTGDRAEGTRFMFRSMKLNPIQNGIVHVLAALITPNIYKEKMRVALTGDQNAKLRQNLNA; encoded by the coding sequence TTGTCAGAAGATGGGGATTTCCCTCACGTCAGCGTGATAATACCGACATACAATCGGCCGTCATTGGTGGGCAGGGCCATAAAGAGTGTCCTCAGTCAGAGTTATCAGGACTTTGAACTGATAGTGGTGGATGGGAGCTCCGACGACGAGACGAAAGAGGTCGTCATGGACTTTGGGGACCGGAGGATCAGATACGTATCAGAGACGGGAAAGAGGGGCCTCTCAAATGCTAGAAACATGGGAATCCGCTCGTCGATGGGAGATTACATAGCCCTTCTGGACGATGACGATGAGTGGCTCCCATGTAAGCTGGAGATGCAGGTCGATCTCCTCGATCGATTGCCCGAAGAGTACGGAGTCGTTTATAGTGGTTACCGTACAGAACGGGATGGAAATATCGTCGGCGAATATTATCCCGCCGAGAGAGGCGATGTATATGCCAGGATGCTGAAAGGAAGTATCCTCAGCGTTCCCACGATAATAATAAGCAGATCCTGCTTTGAAGTCGTCGGATATTTCGACGAAGAGCTTCCAAGCTGCGAGGACTGGGATATGTGGATCCGGTTGGCAAAAGAATATAAATTCGAATATGTACCTGAAATATTAGCCGTCTATCACATCCACGGCGATCAGATGACTTTCGATCAATCAAGATTTATCGTCGGAGTAGAGGGCGTGCTGAAAAAGCATCACGAGGACTTCTCCAGAAATCGGAAAAGCCTCGCCGAGCAGTACAGATATCTTGGAGTTCTCTACTATCTTACTGGGGACAGGGCTGAAGGGACGAGGTTCATGTTCAGATCCATGAAGCTCAATCCAATCCAGAACGGCATAGTCCATGTACTTGCCGCTCTGATAACCCCAAATATTTACAAAGAAAAGATGAGGGTGGCCCTGACCGGAGACCAAAACGCTAAACTGCGCCAGAATTTGAACGCATAG
- the folP gene encoding dihydropteroate synthase yields the protein MTIEGFIGKIRVGDLHPVRVMGVINLSRESFYEESYAGIDAVLGRALAFAEEGAEVLDLGAVSTAPGSPSIPEEEERRRLFPALEAVLDGLGEEVVVSVDTQRASVADDALSAGAGCINDVSGLHDPAMAKTVADHDGSLIIMASKERPGDILDMRDIVANLGERVRAAWEAGVAAEKVTVDPGIGRWTPPKGPGHDLAILDGLERLRVLKRPVMAAVSRKSFIGAVLERPSPSDRLPGSLAAAAVAVYNGAHLVRTHDVAASLDVIRMAEAVRGRPAIAGAGGIEVEVFGHWGHPEDLHQAFAGLGVGEGGAKALGGKGSFRALSLRGVTSPEAVVIKQEMLARGGDAAIPTGALRCDPGEMEVLVLGTAAQLRGLVKDLIDQPFRLPTISGAIEEALDRLEDPKRYW from the coding sequence GTGACGATCGAGGGGTTCATCGGCAAGATCAGAGTGGGAGACCTCCACCCCGTCCGGGTGATGGGGGTGATCAACCTCAGCCGGGAGTCGTTCTACGAGGAGTCTTACGCCGGCATCGACGCCGTCCTGGGGCGGGCCCTCGCCTTCGCCGAGGAGGGGGCGGAGGTCCTGGACCTGGGGGCGGTCTCGACGGCGCCGGGGTCGCCCTCGATCCCCGAGGAGGAGGAGCGAAGAAGGCTCTTTCCCGCCCTGGAGGCGGTCCTGGACGGCCTCGGCGAGGAGGTCGTCGTCTCCGTCGACACCCAGAGAGCATCGGTCGCCGACGATGCTCTATCCGCCGGGGCGGGTTGCATAAACGACGTCTCGGGGCTCCACGACCCCGCCATGGCAAAGACCGTGGCCGACCACGACGGGTCCCTCATCATCATGGCGTCGAAGGAGAGGCCCGGCGACATCCTCGATATGAGGGATATCGTGGCCAACCTCGGCGAGAGGGTGAGGGCCGCCTGGGAGGCCGGCGTAGCAGCCGAGAAGGTGACCGTCGATCCGGGGATCGGCCGGTGGACGCCGCCGAAGGGACCAGGGCACGACCTCGCCATCCTGGACGGCCTCGAACGGCTGAGGGTCCTGAAGAGGCCGGTGATGGCGGCGGTCTCGAGGAAGTCCTTCATCGGGGCGGTCCTGGAACGGCCTAGCCCCTCAGACCGGCTGCCGGGGAGCCTCGCCGCCGCCGCCGTCGCCGTCTACAACGGCGCCCACCTCGTCCGGACCCACGATGTAGCGGCTTCCCTCGACGTCATCCGGATGGCGGAGGCGGTCCGGGGACGCCCAGCCATCGCCGGCGCCGGGGGGATCGAGGTGGAGGTCTTCGGCCATTGGGGCCATCCCGAGGACCTCCACCAGGCCTTTGCCGGGCTTGGGGTGGGGGAAGGAGGGGCGAAGGCCCTCGGAGGCAAGGGCTCCTTCCGGGCCCTGTCCCTGCGGGGCGTCACCTCTCCGGAGGCGGTGGTGATCAAGCAGGAGATGCTGGCCCGGGGCGGCGACGCCGCGATACCCACGGGCGCCCTCCGGTGCGACCCGGGGGAGATGGAGGTCCTGGTCCTGGGGACGGCAGCCCAGCTCCGGGGGCTGGTAAAAGACCTGATCGACCAGCCCTTCAGGCTCCCGACGATATCTGGCGCCATCGAGGAGGCGCTGGACCGGCTGGAGGATCCAAAACGATATTGGTGA
- a CDS encoding ABC transporter ATP-binding protein, with product MAALRAEKISKSFRGLFKKKEVLHQVSLAIEEGEVFGILGPNGAGKTTLMSIFSTLIRPDEGRLEVLGLNALRDTHAIRERINISSGNPNFPWSLTVRENLNHSAMLYGLYGRDLARSVEGAISTFDLEAHVDSKFETLSTGLKQRVSLAKSILNRPEILFLDEPTSGLDPDMAMKTRALIHRIYREEEMTVVLTTHYMPEAEELCDRIAFLREGRLIALGTPGELKRALKIGDRIFIEYEGEIDPISLRIIPGVMDVRPSAGRVEVVFDRSDGALGRIIRAFDRAEILEMGLEKPDLEDVFLELAR from the coding sequence ATGGCAGCGCTCCGGGCCGAGAAGATCTCCAAGAGCTTTCGGGGGCTCTTCAAGAAGAAAGAGGTCCTCCACCAGGTATCCCTCGCCATCGAGGAGGGAGAGGTCTTCGGGATCCTCGGCCCCAACGGCGCAGGAAAGACGACCCTCATGTCGATCTTCTCCACCCTCATCCGGCCCGATGAGGGGAGGCTGGAGGTTCTGGGTTTAAACGCCCTGCGGGATACCCACGCCATCAGGGAGAGGATAAACATCAGCAGCGGAAACCCCAACTTTCCCTGGAGCCTCACTGTGAGGGAGAACCTTAACCATTCGGCGATGCTCTACGGCCTCTACGGCCGGGACCTCGCCCGGTCGGTGGAAGGGGCGATCTCCACCTTCGATCTGGAGGCTCACGTCGACTCGAAGTTCGAGACCCTTTCGACGGGGCTGAAGCAGAGGGTCTCGCTCGCGAAGTCGATCCTCAACCGACCCGAGATCCTCTTCCTCGACGAGCCGACCTCGGGCCTCGACCCGGATATGGCGATGAAGACGAGGGCCCTCATCCACCGGATCTACCGGGAGGAGGAGATGACCGTCGTCCTCACGACCCATTACATGCCCGAAGCGGAGGAGCTCTGCGATCGGATAGCCTTCCTCCGGGAGGGGAGGCTGATCGCTCTCGGGACCCCCGGGGAGCTGAAGAGGGCCCTCAAGATCGGGGACCGGATCTTCATCGAGTACGAGGGAGAGATCGATCCGATCAGCCTCAGAATAATACCCGGGGTGATGGACGTCAGGCCCTCGGCCGGCAGGGTGGAGGTCGTATTCGACCGGAGCGATGGGGCCCTCGGGAGGATAATAAGGGCCTTCGATAGGGCGGAGATCCTGGAGATGGGCTTAGAAAAGCCGGACCTGGAGGACGTCTTCCTTGAGCTGGCGAGGTGA
- the cdd gene encoding cytidine deaminase — protein sequence MERAYAPYSGFRVGAALLAKGGRVYSAANVENASSGAAICAERAAMAKAASEGEREFEALAVVAETVEPVAPCGICRQSLIEFGDEIKVIMANTRGDAEIATVAELLPRGFTVKAFGTKDRGA from the coding sequence ATGGAGAGGGCCTACGCCCCCTACTCGGGCTTCCGGGTCGGGGCTGCCCTCCTCGCGAAGGGGGGGAGAGTATACTCCGCCGCCAACGTCGAGAACGCCTCTTCCGGCGCCGCCATCTGCGCCGAGAGGGCGGCGATGGCGAAGGCCGCAAGCGAGGGGGAGAGGGAGTTTGAGGCCCTGGCGGTGGTGGCGGAGACGGTGGAGCCGGTCGCCCCCTGCGGGATCTGTAGGCAGAGCCTCATCGAGTTCGGCGACGAGATCAAGGTGATCATGGCAAACACGAGAGGGGATGCGGAGATCGCGACGGTCGCAGAGCTGCTGCCGAGGGGGTTTACAGTGAAGGCCTTCGGGACGAAAGATCGAGGGGCATGA